In the Paraburkholderia acidisoli genome, one interval contains:
- a CDS encoding cupin domain-containing protein: MTSSPETGVRDTAVYNLAPGNVARGQNFYVQWLAGGGAPFAAQSARETLLLLPDASGAQIRAGGGALQSVPGRSVCVLPAGEIEVTCDEGGRAVLLASSRADLAPGVSINDDDYATPDARIVGSEAGYARTRGQGEVQVIRIDDIVPPADKPRLKMLQSDTLSINWVEYQDARDRSKLSPHSHTNFEQGSLAIDGHFVHHLRVNWGPDANQWREDQHLEAGPASLISIPVQMIHTTEGVGDGRHLLIDVFSPPREDFIGKGWVANAGDYTRGE, translated from the coding sequence ATGACCTCATCCCCCGAAACCGGCGTGCGCGACACGGCCGTGTACAACCTCGCGCCCGGCAACGTGGCGCGCGGCCAGAACTTCTACGTGCAGTGGCTCGCGGGCGGCGGCGCCCCGTTCGCGGCGCAAAGCGCGCGCGAAACGCTGTTGCTGCTGCCGGACGCGAGCGGCGCGCAGATCCGCGCGGGCGGCGGCGCCCTCCAAAGCGTGCCGGGCCGCAGCGTGTGCGTGCTGCCCGCGGGAGAGATCGAAGTGACCTGCGATGAAGGCGGCCGCGCGGTGCTGCTCGCCTCGTCGCGCGCCGACCTCGCGCCCGGCGTCTCGATCAACGACGACGACTACGCCACGCCCGACGCGCGTATCGTGGGCAGCGAAGCCGGTTATGCGCGCACGCGCGGCCAGGGCGAAGTGCAGGTGATCCGCATCGACGACATCGTGCCGCCCGCCGACAAGCCGCGCCTCAAGATGCTCCAGAGCGACACGCTCAGCATCAACTGGGTCGAGTATCAGGACGCGCGCGACCGCAGCAAGCTGAGCCCGCACAGCCACACGAACTTCGAACAAGGCTCGCTCGCCATCGACGGTCATTTCGTGCATCACCTGCGCGTGAACTGGGGCCCGGACGCGAACCAGTGGCGCGAGGATCAGCATCTCGAAGCGGGCCCCGCCTCGCTCATTTCGATTCCCGTGCAAATGATCCACACGACCGAAGGCGTGGGTGACGGCCGCCACCTGCTGATCGACGTGTTCTCGCCGCCGCGCGAGGATTTCATCGGCAAGGGCTGGGTCGCCAACGCGGGCGACTACACGCGCGGCGAATGA
- a CDS encoding ketopantoate reductase family protein codes for MNGAKRIAIVGAGAIGGHFAARLALAGHQVSMLARGATLRALAQHGLRYASPEQGERAIDVNASGECAALGEQDLVVIALKSHALPELAASLAPLMGARTVVLPVGNGLPWWYFLVSDQPLEGLRLTSVDPAGVIERAIDIERVLGGSVMASCSSPAPGCVVHHSGGKVVLGEPGGGMSERAAHWAQVLAAAGLGATASHDIRRDLWLKLLGNVCANPLSVLTQASTDRIVDDPLTHAVFADLMRECVTLGRRAGLAVDIDVAARLAQTRALGAIKTSMLQDLEAGRRLELDAILGAPLECAARVGFDAPLMRAVHALARLRAAQTG; via the coding sequence ATGAACGGAGCGAAGCGCATTGCCATTGTTGGCGCGGGCGCGATCGGCGGACATTTCGCGGCGCGGCTCGCGCTGGCCGGCCATCAGGTGTCGATGCTCGCGCGGGGTGCGACCTTGCGGGCGCTCGCGCAACACGGCTTGCGCTACGCCTCGCCGGAACAGGGCGAGCGCGCCATCGACGTGAACGCTTCCGGGGAGTGTGCCGCGCTCGGCGAGCAGGATCTCGTGGTGATCGCGCTCAAATCGCATGCGCTGCCGGAGCTGGCCGCGTCGCTCGCGCCGTTGATGGGCGCGCGCACCGTGGTGCTGCCGGTCGGCAACGGTTTGCCGTGGTGGTACTTCCTCGTCAGCGATCAACCGCTCGAAGGCTTGCGCCTGACGAGCGTCGATCCGGCGGGCGTCATCGAGCGCGCCATCGACATCGAACGCGTGCTGGGCGGCAGCGTGATGGCGTCGTGCAGTTCGCCCGCGCCCGGCTGCGTCGTGCATCACAGCGGCGGCAAGGTCGTGCTCGGCGAGCCGGGCGGCGGCATGAGCGAACGCGCCGCGCACTGGGCGCAGGTGCTCGCCGCAGCGGGACTTGGCGCCACGGCCAGCCACGACATTCGCCGCGATCTCTGGCTCAAGCTGCTCGGCAACGTGTGTGCGAATCCGCTCAGCGTGCTCACGCAGGCGAGCACCGACCGCATTGTCGATGATCCGCTCACGCATGCTGTGTTCGCCGATCTGATGCGCGAGTGCGTGACGCTCGGGCGTCGCGCGGGACTTGCCGTCGACATCGACGTGGCCGCGCGCCTCGCCCAGACCCGTGCGCTCGGGGCTATCAAGACCTCGATGCTGCAAGACCTCGAAGCGGGGCGCCGTCTCGAACTCGACGCGATTCTCGGCGCGCCGCTCGAATGCGCCGCGCGCGTGGGCTTCGACGCGCCGCTCATGCGCGCCGTTCACGCGCTCGCGCGACTGCGCGCCGCGCAAACCGGCTGA
- a CDS encoding fumarate hydratase encodes MAIDSSILKRVTAQLYERSLKAIPDDTRAFLQRAASTETDTTGKATLTIMLESADGAKRNGTLVCSDVGIPTYSVKIGTRVQFDGPVRGAIRDGFAELAANITPPILKMVTNPLTHERSYAGKDMPIVSFDMIDDADYVDIVCAPKAMGTGRWEAIDAFVYPTHEQIERFVLDTMMRAGSQPCLPLVIGVGIGGTFDHAARLAKEQMLRPFGQTNPEPILARMEERLLGAVNAMGFGPMGTGGDTTAMAVNIDYSASHGFVPVAVCFNCWINRRTAARIHHDGRVDYLES; translated from the coding sequence ATGGCCATCGACAGTTCGATTCTCAAGCGCGTGACCGCGCAGCTTTACGAGCGCTCGCTCAAGGCGATTCCTGACGACACGCGCGCGTTCCTGCAACGGGCCGCGAGCACGGAGACCGACACCACGGGCAAGGCCACGCTCACGATCATGCTCGAAAGCGCCGACGGCGCGAAACGCAACGGCACGCTCGTGTGCAGCGACGTGGGCATTCCCACCTATAGCGTGAAAATCGGCACGCGCGTGCAATTCGACGGCCCGGTGCGCGGCGCGATTCGCGACGGTTTTGCCGAACTCGCGGCGAACATCACGCCGCCCATCCTCAAGATGGTGACGAATCCGCTCACGCACGAGCGCAGCTACGCGGGAAAGGACATGCCGATCGTCAGCTTCGACATGATCGACGACGCCGATTACGTCGACATCGTCTGCGCGCCCAAGGCGATGGGCACGGGCCGCTGGGAAGCCATCGACGCGTTCGTCTATCCCACGCACGAGCAGATCGAACGCTTCGTGCTCGACACGATGATGCGCGCCGGCTCGCAGCCCTGCTTGCCGCTCGTGATCGGCGTGGGCATTGGCGGGACATTCGACCACGCGGCGCGGCTCGCGAAGGAGCAGATGCTGCGGCCGTTCGGCCAGACCAACCCCGAACCGATTCTCGCGCGCATGGAAGAACGCCTGCTCGGCGCCGTCAACGCGATGGGTTTCGGTCCAATGGGCACGGGCGGCGACACGACCGCGATGGCCGTCAACATCGACTATTCCGCGAGCCACGGTTTCGTGCCCGTGGCCGTGTGTTTCAACTGCTGGATCAACCGGCGTACGGCGGCGCGCATTCATCACGACGGCCGCGTCGACTATCTGGAGTCCTGA
- a CDS encoding fumarate hydratase C-terminal domain-containing protein, with amino-acid sequence MSVIRDLQLPLSRESALDLKLGELVRVSGEITVSIGLPTHKRLAEAAATGAALPVDLRGGAFFHLSTYVQDTPGGPVPLYLNPSTSTRYNAFMPAIVGGLGVRLVGGKGGLDEASAQAMRETGCVYLSFLGGGAHGLSQALRRVVSMHWTEYISQFRLLTLEVDKLGPATVAIDAHGNSLYRQLHERAAARLPAITRALGHR; translated from the coding sequence ATGAGCGTGATTCGCGATCTGCAACTGCCGCTTTCCCGCGAAAGCGCGCTTGATCTGAAACTCGGCGAGCTGGTGCGCGTGTCGGGCGAGATCACCGTGAGCATCGGTTTGCCCACGCATAAACGGCTTGCCGAAGCCGCCGCGACGGGCGCCGCGCTGCCCGTGGATTTGCGCGGCGGCGCGTTCTTTCACCTCAGCACCTATGTGCAGGACACACCCGGCGGGCCCGTGCCGCTCTACCTGAATCCGAGCACGAGCACGCGCTACAACGCGTTCATGCCCGCGATCGTCGGCGGTCTGGGCGTACGGCTCGTGGGCGGCAAAGGCGGTCTCGACGAAGCGAGCGCGCAAGCCATGCGCGAGACCGGCTGCGTGTATCTCTCGTTTCTCGGCGGCGGCGCGCATGGGCTTTCGCAGGCGCTGCGCCGCGTGGTGTCGATGCACTGGACCGAGTACATCTCGCAGTTTCGCCTGCTCACGCTGGAGGTGGACAAGCTCGGCCCGGCGACCGTCGCCATCGACGCGCACGGCAACAGCCTGTATCGACAGTTGCACGAGCGCGCCGCGGCGCGCCTGCCGGCCATCACGCGCGCGCTCGGGCACAGGTGA
- a CDS encoding aromatic acid exporter family protein: MATSYVHKPLTPFRRAIARFSLSELAKYAKLTLGMWIGFGIPYALGYPDAAVALSGSAMLTLAMGSSISAARGYFYKRVMSNVVAMPIGTLLIWMTAPHMWIGVILLPVVIFTIVGLKPSVFQMTSVTVPMTLVLYTGEHIPLLEQRLIGVVLGMLLGYLIQQIVFPPDHGFWANTLVNDGNDAATTLLTDVAANTLDRTRLKASTATLRLASSRLKEAHDLLKADLEQSWVSPHLQRNRDRLPLFWCYHELFDSIVSFLETLDTFNTQFEALDGHWQDGYRRGLTRLVNVHHELALRADLRVERAALEANPLPYAALQALVEALPATGVYSSVYLGHLTGYGILLSRLSDMHTEHLRVA; this comes from the coding sequence ATCGCCACGTCCTACGTTCACAAACCTCTCACGCCGTTTCGCCGCGCGATCGCGCGCTTCTCGCTCTCGGAACTGGCGAAATACGCGAAGCTCACGCTCGGCATGTGGATCGGCTTCGGCATTCCGTACGCGCTCGGTTATCCCGACGCGGCCGTGGCGCTCTCGGGCTCGGCGATGCTCACGCTCGCCATGGGCAGTTCGATCTCGGCGGCGCGCGGCTACTTCTACAAGCGCGTGATGTCGAACGTGGTCGCGATGCCCATCGGCACGTTGCTGATCTGGATGACCGCGCCGCATATGTGGATCGGCGTGATTTTGCTGCCGGTGGTGATCTTCACGATCGTGGGCCTGAAGCCTTCGGTGTTTCAGATGACGAGTGTCACCGTGCCGATGACGCTCGTGCTCTACACGGGCGAGCACATTCCGCTGCTCGAGCAACGGTTGATCGGCGTGGTGCTGGGCATGTTGCTGGGCTACCTGATCCAGCAGATCGTGTTTCCGCCCGATCACGGCTTCTGGGCGAATACGCTCGTGAACGACGGCAACGACGCCGCCACGACGCTGCTCACCGACGTGGCCGCGAACACGCTCGACCGCACCCGGCTCAAAGCCTCGACAGCAACGTTGCGCCTCGCCAGCAGCCGCCTCAAGGAAGCGCACGATCTGCTCAAGGCCGACCTCGAACAGTCGTGGGTTTCGCCGCATCTGCAACGCAATCGCGACCGGCTGCCGCTGTTCTGGTGCTATCACGAGCTGTTCGATTCGATCGTGTCGTTTCTCGAAACGCTCGATACCTTCAACACGCAGTTCGAGGCGCTCGACGGGCATTGGCAGGACGGCTACCGGCGCGGCCTGACGCGGCTCGTGAACGTGCACCACGAACTCGCCCTGCGGGCGGACCTGCGCGTGGAACGCGCCGCGCTCGAAGCGAACCCGCTGCCGTACGCCGCATTGCAGGCGCTCGTGGAAGCGCTGCCCGCAACGGGCGTGTACTCGAGCGTCTATCTCGGCCATCTCACGGGTTACGGCATCTTGCTGAGCCGCCTGAGCGACATGCACACGGAGCATTTGCGCGTGGCGTAG
- a CDS encoding glycosyltransferase family 2 protein, whose translation MTTTTVSLCVPTCDRPDLLVRCIDSCLAQTHTGIEIVIGDDSGDERTAQVIAERNGNDARIDYRRNLPALGQARNVASLFERARGDKILLIHDDDFLLADAIARLLAPWQRHPDLEVAFGDQYETGHDGRIDYAASRRMNHAYHRTPAAAGLQALPGRVGIVQMFPNNGWLANADLVRRIGYDAQYGTCCDYVFGTRLCLAARRVFYVNAHVSCYRITDVSVSQATRHTMNASSIAAWQFLERLALPRELEAARKLAMKRLVPIVVSLHARNHEARAGFALALGNLYAYRFGLSVRLYYHLLMIWKASRNQRAETILLRGVPDEPPAVDTTRARMP comes from the coding sequence ATGACGACAACCACGGTCTCCCTTTGTGTGCCGACCTGCGACCGCCCCGACCTGCTCGTGCGTTGCATCGACTCGTGTCTCGCGCAAACGCACACCGGCATCGAAATCGTCATTGGCGACGATTCCGGCGACGAGCGCACCGCGCAAGTTATCGCCGAACGCAATGGCAACGACGCGCGCATCGACTATCGGCGTAATTTGCCGGCGCTAGGCCAGGCGCGCAACGTGGCGAGCCTGTTCGAGCGCGCGCGCGGCGACAAGATTCTGCTGATTCACGACGACGACTTTCTGCTCGCCGATGCCATCGCGCGGCTGCTCGCGCCGTGGCAACGCCATCCGGATCTCGAAGTCGCGTTCGGCGATCAATACGAAACCGGTCACGACGGCCGCATCGACTACGCCGCGAGCCGGCGCATGAATCACGCGTACCACCGCACGCCTGCCGCGGCCGGCCTGCAGGCGTTGCCGGGGCGCGTGGGCATCGTGCAGATGTTTCCCAACAACGGCTGGCTCGCGAACGCCGATCTCGTGCGGCGTATCGGCTACGACGCGCAATACGGCACCTGCTGCGATTACGTGTTCGGCACGCGCCTGTGTCTTGCGGCCCGGCGCGTGTTCTACGTGAACGCGCACGTTTCGTGTTACCGCATCACCGACGTTTCGGTATCCCAGGCAACGCGGCACACCATGAATGCCTCTTCGATTGCGGCCTGGCAATTTCTCGAGAGACTCGCGTTGCCGCGCGAGCTCGAAGCGGCGCGCAAACTCGCGATGAAGCGCCTCGTGCCGATCGTCGTGTCGCTGCATGCGCGCAATCATGAAGCGCGCGCGGGCTTCGCGCTGGCGCTCGGCAATCTGTACGCCTACCGCTTCGGGTTGAGCGTACGGCTCTACTATCATCTGCTGATGATCTGGAAAGCCTCGCGTAACCAGCGCGCGGAAACAATCCTGTTGCGCGGCGTGCCGGACGAACCGCCGGCCGTCGATACCACGCGGGCGCGCATGCCGTAG
- a CDS encoding MmgE/PrpD family protein, whose translation MSSAFLPSRRRWLLSAAACGLLPAIGMKSGLAADEERAPAASNENGITAQLARYMVSARDAPLPGAVLLECKNHILDTFGAMVSGSRMRPGMLATQYVRSLGGTAQATVVGSELRTTTINAALANAMCAHSDETDDFEPVTKAHPGSSTIPAALAMGEANGASGAAFVRAVALGYDMACRLLMALGPDLVRASHRSAEGTASTFGALGAAAALARLDERNTRYAISYSAQQVSGLWSWVKDHDHIEKAFDFAGMGARNGVQAVTMVQAGMTGVADVLDGTHNLFIALSTQPQPHAMIDGLGTHFFVMDTAIKTYSVGYPIQSLLDALLILRKQYQLTPQNVRSITVKVPPDAIGIVGESAMPDVNCQHMVALALVKGAVSFADSHDVALMHDPHILAERAKIRVEADPKLADPAAPRGASVEVTTTDGRTVSHYTRFPPGTKENRLSVAQVNEKARDLMEPVLGRQKTAQLIERVNGLENVANVAELRSLLTA comes from the coding sequence ATGTCGTCAGCGTTTTTGCCGTCGCGCCGCCGTTGGCTTTTGAGCGCCGCCGCGTGCGGTCTGCTGCCTGCCATCGGCATGAAAAGCGGTCTGGCCGCCGATGAAGAGCGCGCCCCCGCCGCCTCGAACGAAAACGGCATCACCGCGCAACTCGCGCGCTATATGGTGAGCGCCCGCGACGCGCCGTTGCCCGGCGCCGTGTTGCTCGAATGCAAGAACCACATTCTCGATACGTTCGGCGCCATGGTGTCGGGCTCGCGCATGCGGCCCGGCATGCTCGCGACGCAATACGTGCGCTCGCTCGGCGGCACGGCGCAGGCAACGGTAGTCGGTTCGGAGCTGCGCACCACGACGATCAACGCCGCGCTCGCCAATGCGATGTGCGCGCATTCCGACGAGACCGACGACTTCGAGCCGGTCACGAAGGCGCACCCCGGTTCATCGACGATACCCGCCGCGCTCGCGATGGGCGAAGCGAACGGCGCCTCGGGCGCGGCGTTCGTGCGCGCCGTGGCGCTCGGCTACGACATGGCCTGCCGGCTGCTGATGGCACTCGGCCCCGACCTCGTGCGCGCCTCGCATCGCAGCGCGGAAGGCACCGCCTCGACGTTCGGCGCACTCGGCGCGGCGGCCGCGCTTGCGCGCCTTGACGAACGCAACACGCGCTATGCGATTTCGTATTCGGCGCAGCAGGTCTCGGGTTTGTGGAGCTGGGTGAAGGACCACGATCACATTGAAAAGGCCTTCGATTTCGCGGGCATGGGCGCGCGCAACGGCGTGCAGGCGGTGACGATGGTGCAGGCCGGCATGACGGGGGTGGCCGACGTGCTCGACGGCACTCACAATCTCTTCATCGCGCTTTCCACGCAGCCGCAGCCGCACGCCATGATCGACGGTCTCGGCACGCACTTCTTCGTGATGGACACGGCGATCAAGACGTACTCGGTTGGCTATCCGATCCAGTCGCTGCTCGACGCGCTGCTCATCCTGCGCAAGCAATATCAGCTCACGCCGCAGAACGTGCGCAGCATCACGGTGAAGGTGCCGCCCGACGCGATCGGGATTGTCGGCGAGAGCGCCATGCCCGACGTGAACTGCCAGCACATGGTCGCGCTCGCGCTCGTGAAGGGCGCGGTTTCGTTCGCGGACAGCCACGACGTCGCGTTGATGCACGATCCGCACATCCTGGCCGAGCGCGCGAAGATCCGCGTGGAAGCCGACCCGAAGCTCGCCGATCCGGCCGCGCCGCGCGGCGCGAGCGTGGAAGTCACGACCACCGACGGCCGCACCGTGTCGCATTACACGCGCTTTCCACCGGGCACGAAGGAGAACCGGCTAAGCGTCGCGCAGGTCAACGAGAAGGCCCGCGACCTCATGGAACCCGTGCTCGGGCGGCAGAAAACCGCGCAACTGATCGAACGGGTGAACGGCCTGGAAAACGTGGCGAACGTGGCGGAACTCCGTTCGCTCTTGACCGCCTGA
- a CDS encoding MFS transporter translates to MYMGTETGRTAQGEASVSARLDRLPPTRYFRGLVARIAIGGWFEFYEMFMAAYISLGLIHSGLYRATTAGIFDVNGFASFLGAFFAGMFVGTVALGGFTDRFGRRAVFTFAMLTYSVASFAAAFQHEAVAMDAWRFVAGVGIGMQLITVDTYISELTPHDARGRYTAFSILVILTSVPAVAVIAYLLVPHTLLGLEGWRWVMIIGAAGAVLIWFIRHGLPESPRWLESQGRVGEAREIVDEIERKVIAETGRPLAALPAGPDAQALEARGAWREMWQGRYLRRTLMLSLFNFCQTFGVYGFGAWVPVLLASKGITITHSLLYTMVIAITTPLGAIGAMACAERIQRKWQLVGCALVVAVAGVLFGQARDAVPILLFGSAVTIANNWLIGIFHTYQAELYPTRIRARAVGFVFSWSRLSSIFVGFWVAALLKHYGVPAVFALISAAMLVIVVAVGVWGPRTNGVRLETLSS, encoded by the coding sequence ATGTACATGGGAACGGAGACCGGCAGGACGGCGCAGGGGGAGGCGAGCGTTTCGGCGCGGCTCGACCGCCTGCCGCCCACGCGCTATTTTCGCGGGCTCGTCGCGCGCATCGCTATCGGCGGCTGGTTCGAGTTCTACGAGATGTTCATGGCCGCCTACATCTCGCTCGGCCTGATCCATAGCGGGTTGTACCGCGCGACCACGGCCGGTATTTTCGATGTGAACGGCTTCGCGAGCTTTCTCGGCGCGTTCTTCGCGGGCATGTTCGTCGGCACCGTGGCGCTGGGCGGCTTCACCGACCGCTTCGGCCGCCGCGCCGTGTTCACCTTCGCGATGCTCACGTACTCCGTGGCCAGCTTCGCGGCCGCCTTCCAGCACGAGGCCGTGGCGATGGACGCCTGGCGCTTCGTCGCGGGCGTGGGGATCGGCATGCAGTTGATCACCGTCGACACCTACATCTCCGAACTCACGCCGCACGACGCGCGCGGCCGCTACACGGCCTTCAGCATTCTCGTGATTTTGACCTCGGTGCCCGCGGTTGCCGTGATCGCCTATCTGCTCGTGCCGCACACCCTGCTCGGGCTCGAAGGCTGGCGCTGGGTGATGATCATCGGCGCGGCGGGCGCGGTGCTGATCTGGTTCATCCGCCACGGCCTGCCCGAGTCGCCGCGCTGGCTCGAAAGCCAGGGACGCGTGGGCGAGGCGCGCGAGATCGTCGACGAAATCGAGCGCAAGGTGATTGCCGAAACCGGCCGGCCGCTCGCCGCGCTGCCCGCCGGCCCCGACGCGCAGGCGCTCGAAGCGCGCGGCGCCTGGCGCGAGATGTGGCAGGGGCGCTACCTGCGCCGCACGCTCATGCTCTCGCTGTTCAACTTCTGCCAGACCTTCGGCGTGTACGGCTTCGGCGCGTGGGTGCCGGTGCTGCTTGCCTCGAAGGGCATCACCATCACGCACTCGCTGCTCTACACGATGGTGATCGCGATCACCACGCCGCTGGGCGCGATAGGCGCAATGGCGTGCGCCGAACGCATCCAGCGCAAATGGCAGCTCGTGGGCTGCGCGCTCGTCGTGGCCGTGGCGGGCGTGCTGTTCGGCCAGGCGCGCGACGCCGTGCCCATTCTGCTGTTCGGCAGTGCGGTGACGATCGCCAACAACTGGTTGATCGGCATCTTTCACACGTATCAGGCGGAGTTGTATCCCACCCGCATTCGCGCGCGCGCCGTGGGCTTCGTGTTCAGCTGGAGCCGCCTGAGTTCGATCTTCGTGGGTTTTTGGGTCGCGGCGCTGCTCAAGCACTATGGCGTGCCGGCCGTGTTCGCGCTGATCTCGGCGGCGATGCTCGTGATCGTCGTGGCCGTGGGCGTGTGGGGACCGCGGACCAACGGCGTACGGCTCGAAACCTTGTCCAGCTGA
- a CDS encoding GntR family transcriptional regulator, translating to MDEDVDLHAAPDAGDSSSVAEIVDWVARGIIEGRLRPGDDLNSVDLAKRFGVSRTPVREALFTLTREGLVDWPPRRRPRVAAMHLKEVREIYELRALLYGQVSLAIVEHATEDDLAALWRAHAKLAEVAAQGDVDGYFWANVAFRDEELRVSRNGIVKEVLDSMRLRTNRLRHLSTSLPGRLQRSCTDHQRLCEAYAERDGVLAAALNRSIVMGALRAIEAAWDTMR from the coding sequence ATGGATGAAGACGTCGATCTGCACGCCGCACCGGATGCGGGCGATTCGTCGAGCGTGGCCGAGATCGTCGACTGGGTGGCGCGCGGCATCATCGAAGGCCGGCTGCGTCCCGGCGACGACCTGAATTCCGTCGATCTCGCCAAACGCTTCGGCGTGAGCCGCACGCCCGTGCGCGAGGCGCTCTTCACGCTCACGCGCGAAGGACTCGTGGATTGGCCGCCGCGCCGCCGGCCGCGCGTGGCCGCCATGCACCTGAAGGAAGTGCGCGAAATCTACGAACTGCGCGCGCTGCTGTACGGCCAGGTGTCGCTCGCCATCGTCGAACACGCCACGGAAGACGACCTCGCGGCGCTCTGGCGCGCCCACGCGAAGCTCGCGGAAGTGGCCGCGCAAGGCGACGTGGACGGCTACTTCTGGGCCAACGTGGCGTTTCGCGACGAGGAACTGCGCGTGAGCCGCAACGGCATCGTCAAGGAAGTGCTCGACTCCATGCGCCTGCGCACCAACCGGCTGCGCCACCTGAGCACCTCGCTGCCGGGGCGCCTGCAGCGCTCGTGCACCGACCATCAGCGGCTCTGTGAAGCCTATGCGGAGCGCGACGGCGTGCTGGCCGCGGCGCTGAACCGCTCGATCGTGATGGGCGCGCTGCGCGCGATCGAAGCGGCGTGGGACACCATGCGCTAG
- the argG gene encoding argininosuccinate synthase → MSTILESLPTGQKVGIAFSGGLDTSAALHWMKQKGAVPYAYTANLGQPDEDDYDSIPRRATEYGAAGARLIDCRAQLVAEGIAALQSGAFHITTAGVTYFNTTPIGRAVTGTMLVAAMKEDGVNIWGDGSTYKGNDIERFYRYGLLVNPDLKIYKPWLDQQFIDELGGRAEMSEFMRQAGFAYKMSAEKAYSTDSNLLGATHEAKDLESLESGIKIVNPIMGVAFWRDDVKIDREEVTIRFEEGQPVALNGQTFANPVELMLEANRIGGRHGLGMSDQIENRIIEAKSRGIYEAPGLALLFIAYERLVTGIHNEDTIEQYRENGRRLGRLLYQGRWFDPQAIMLRETAQRWVARAITGEVKVELRRGNDYSILSTKSDNLTYQPERLSMEKVASTFSPKDRIGQLTMRNLDITDTRDKLRVYSQVGLLSPGEAYTLPQIKDDTK, encoded by the coding sequence ATGAGCACAATTCTCGAAAGCCTTCCGACCGGCCAAAAGGTCGGGATCGCGTTCTCCGGCGGCCTCGACACGAGCGCCGCGCTGCACTGGATGAAGCAGAAGGGCGCCGTGCCCTACGCGTACACCGCGAACCTCGGCCAGCCCGACGAAGACGACTACGATTCGATCCCGCGCCGCGCGACCGAATACGGCGCCGCGGGCGCACGTCTGATCGACTGCCGCGCGCAACTCGTGGCGGAAGGCATCGCCGCCCTGCAATCGGGCGCATTCCACATCACCACGGCCGGCGTCACGTACTTCAACACCACGCCGATCGGCCGCGCCGTGACGGGCACGATGCTCGTCGCCGCCATGAAGGAAGACGGCGTCAACATCTGGGGCGACGGTTCGACCTACAAGGGCAACGACATCGAGCGCTTCTACCGCTACGGTCTGCTCGTCAATCCGGACCTGAAGATCTACAAGCCGTGGCTCGACCAGCAGTTCATCGACGAACTCGGCGGCCGCGCGGAAATGTCGGAGTTCATGCGTCAGGCAGGCTTCGCCTACAAGATGTCGGCGGAAAAGGCGTACTCGACCGACTCGAACCTGCTCGGCGCGACGCACGAAGCCAAGGATCTGGAAAGCCTGGAATCGGGCATCAAGATCGTCAACCCGATCATGGGCGTGGCGTTCTGGCGCGACGACGTCAAGATCGACCGCGAGGAAGTCACGATCCGTTTCGAAGAAGGCCAGCCGGTCGCGCTGAACGGCCAGACCTTCGCGAACCCGGTCGAGCTGATGCTCGAGGCGAACCGCATCGGCGGCCGTCACGGTCTGGGCATGAGCGACCAGATCGAGAACCGCATCATCGAGGCGAAGAGCCGCGGCATTTACGAAGCCCCCGGCCTCGCGCTGCTGTTCATCGCCTACGAGCGCCTCGTCACCGGCATCCACAACGAAGACACGATCGAGCAGTACCGCGAAAACGGCCGCCGTCTGGGCCGCCTGCTCTATCAAGGCCGCTGGTTCGATCCGCAGGCGATCATGCTGCGCGAAACGGCGCAACGCTGGGTCGCGCGCGCGATCACGGGCGAAGTGAAGGTCGAGCTGCGCCGCGGCAACGACTACTCGATCCTGAGCACGAAGTCGGACAACCTCACGTATCAGCCGGAGCGTCTGTCGATGGAGAAGGTCGCCTCGACGTTCTCGCCGAAGGATCGTATCGGCCAGCTGACGATGCGCAACCTCGACATCACCGATACGCGCGACAAGCTGCGCGTGTACTCGCAAGTGGGCCTGCTCTCGCCGGGCGAGGCCTACACGCTGCCGCAGATCAAGGACGACACGAAGTAA